In Zingiber officinale cultivar Zhangliang chromosome 8B, Zo_v1.1, whole genome shotgun sequence, a single genomic region encodes these proteins:
- the LOC122015380 gene encoding uncharacterized protein LOC122015380 isoform X1: MSMNLREEVDQVLGKTRLEMHAGIQSGGRSPKQIDGLASNQLRTGSDGVRTTGSSLHSHSKGKRKDRIDHGLEPIKSECPSKPDGDSFSFKTESMVKLEIVKITDKGGLVSSEGVEKLVNLMQLDKIEKTMDVSVRTLVADVITATDRYDCLIRFVQLRGLLILDEWLQEVHKSKTSDGVSPKESDKTIEELLLSLLRALAKLPVNLNALQTCNIGKSVNNLRSHKNLEIQKKARGLIDTWKKRVDAEMTKINDTKFVTSNQPVWQVKPGSSDASLAGNRRSVGTEVATKNHVSQFPSSKTQSCKPGHSDATVKSPLLSQGSLKVGSALAISSGVGLKDPSCKAAANTGSTDVPSASAKEEKSSSSSQSQNNSQTYSSDHTKTAGTSRKEHAGSSSPGTINVAKVAGSSSRHRRSGNGISGTTAAGVQKEIHLSKSGSLNKAKTLEKSSQSGLLNEKSSDVPVAEHGNKHRLIVKLPNPVRSPERSATGGSIEDSTVGSGASSPGVSDKHEQGHRKVKLRSEAHWSHISRDSNKESRQSNDVNEQSVGAGGLRSPGADEPHLRSAKEIGKDLESARATCSSPGNEKGISSIEPRTRSSFRSINALIESCIRYSETSTPLATEDDNGMNLLASVAAGEISKSDLSSPNISHGTSPALEDVSTEAKLRLPSEGDAIHSPKSMLTDGDVAQRHVHSNEAVETDINMQDKNVCSMLNKDAPYPNEIILPGNSETAIALQDNNLPGRQGEQSHTAVSSYKSEDSCINSEKLIEEERGGTLSESEPADVMKHNNEGTSQLEKKPVTDEKVMDQYTDCKLEERSTSADKSKPVDCTHPNIDNNTCPSEVVTRDECQLAIATSGSEESEKLVVEETQSCTAPKEVAEVATSYDLKQPTRQSKIIISSDKSRTSESDKMESSDPELNGNHENNSSILPDESVRQSISSTGIAGAVGDLKMEEAQECASVGLANQVDPTSCIPQEIEHRLKLEGSVLSAAIEGVDEDISSPTETSFSVLPTADSAKLDFDLNEGIIGDDGHQDEASLSAATVNPSTIHLPIPSPFAIPISNGLPAQITVAAAAKGPFVPPENLLKNKGEAGWKGSAATSAFRPAEPRKVMKLTHSISETPSTNSGGKQCHTLLDFDLNEPDERVLEDMATTCSSSKARGAELGTESSLDVPMRGFGGLNLDLNRVDETDDGQSFASTSSGQDISLLAAGPALAEFPTREANMLRNFDLNNGPGLDEVSAESLTRNQNMKTASSVPFLFPVSSIRMNTNELGSVSSWFPPGSSYPAVAMPSFLSNREQLYPIVAASGAQRTMGPVTPSGPFGSDVFRGPVISSSLPMGFNPAAFPYGFTYGSNFPLPATSFSGGPTAFADSSSSVASGFPAMPSQLVGPAGTILSNYRKPHLASLPEGSNGSGSDNSRRWITSSLDLNSGPGNVDAEGKVERFTLAPRQLLNATSQGFAEEQVSMYTYPGGGLKRKEPEGSRDTDRSSYKQHSWQ; encoded by the exons ATGTCAAT GAATCTCAGAGAGGAAGTAGATCAGGTTTTGGGCAAAACACGGCTAGAAATGCATGCAGGAATACAGTCTGGTGGACGCTCACCAAAACAAATTGATGGTCTGGCAAGCAATCAGCTGAGAACTGGCTCTGATGGTGTACGAACTACTGGATCCTCTCTCCATTCTCACTCTAAGGGGAAGAGGAAGGATAGGATTGATCATGGGTTAGAGCCTATCAAGAGCGAGTGCCCATCCAAACCAGATGGTGATTCTTTTAGTTTTAAAACCGAGAGTATGGTAAAGTTAGAAATAGTCAAAATTACAGATAAAGGTGGGCTTGTAAGCTCTGAAGGGGTGGAGAAGTTAGTGAATCTGATGCAGCTTGATAAAATTGAGAAGACAATGGATGTATCTGTACGGACACTAGTTGCTGATGTCATCACAGCTACTGATCGATATGATTGCCTTATTAGGTTTGTTCAGCTTCGAGGCCTACTGATTTTGGATGAATGGCTTCAGGAGGTTCACAAATCTAAGACCAGTGATGGTGTTAGTCCCAAAGAAAGTGATAAAACAATTGAAGAACTTCTCTTGTCTCTTCTTCGTGCGCTTGCAAAATTGCCTGTGAACCTTAATGCTCTACAGACTTGCAATATTGGTAAATCCGTAAACAATCTGAGGAGCCATAAGAACCTTGAGATACAGAAGAAAGCTAGGGGTCTCATTGATACGTGGAAGAAACGGGTTGATGCAGAAATGACCAAGATCAATGATACAAAATTCGTTACATCAAACCAACCCGTTTGGCAAGTTAAACCAGGTTCTTCAGATGCTTCTCTTGCAGGGAATAGGCGCAGTGTTGGAACTGAAGTGGCTACAAAGAATCATGTTAGCCAGTTTCCATCATCTAAAACACAATCTTGCAAGCCTGGTCATTCAGATGCTACTGTGAAGTCACCTTTATTGTCACAAGGGTCCTTGAAAGTTGGATCAGCTTTAGCAATATCTTCTGGAGTTGGTTTGAAGGACCCATCTTGCAAAGCTGCTGCTAACACTGGGAGTACAGACGTACCATCTGCTTCTGCAAAGGAGGAGAAGAGTAGTAGTTCTAGTCAATCGCAAAACAATAGCCAGACTTATTCAAGTGATCATACTAAAACAGCAGGGACGTCACGGAAGGAACATGCAGGAAGTTCAAGTCCTGGGACTATAAATGTTGCTAAGGTTGCTGGTAGTTCTTCACGTCATCGAAGATCTGGCAATGGGATTTCTGGAACAACTGCTGCTGGGGTGCAGAAGGAAATTCATCTAAGTAAATCTGGTTCTCTCAATAAGGCTAAAACACTGGAAAAATCATCACAATCAGGTCTATTGAATGAAAAGTCATCTGATGTGCCTGTTGCAGAGCATGGAAATAAGCACAGGCTCATCGTCAAGCTGCCTAACCCTGTTCGAAGCCCTGAAAGAAGTGCCACTGGGGGTTCAATTGAGGATTCCACAGTTGGCAGTGGAGCATCGTCTCCTGGTGTCTCAGATAAACATGAGCAAGGCCATCGTAAAGTGAAACTAAGGAGTGAGGCTCATTGGTCTCATATTTCCAGAGATTCCAATAAAGAGTCACGTCAGAGCAATGACGTCAATGAACAGTCAGTCGGAGCAGGAGGTCTCAGATCACCTGGTGCTGATGAACCACACCTCAGGAGTGCCAAGGAAATTGGGAAGGATTTAGAGTCTGCCAGAGCTACCTGTTCATCACCTGGTAATGAAAAGGGAATATCCTCTATTGAACCTAGGACGAGAAGTTCTTTCCGCTCTATTAATGCCTTGATTGAAAGTTGCATCAGATATTCTGAAACTAGTACACCTCTTGCCACTGAAGATGATAATGGAATGAATCTTCTTGCTAGTGTGGCAGCTGGAGAAATCTCCAAATCTGACTTGAGTTCCCCTAATATCTCGCATGGAACTTCCCCTGCTTTGGAGGATGTATCAACAGAGGCCAAACTGAGATTGCCAAGTGAAGGGGATGCTATCCATAGTCCAAAATCAATGCTAACTGATGGTGATGTGGCACAGAGGCATGTTCACTCTAATGAAGCTGTCGAAACTGATATCAACATGCAAGACAAGAATGTTTGCTCCATGTTAAATAAGGATGCCCCATACCCCAATGAGATCATTCTCCCTGGAAATAGTGAAACTGCTATCGCCTTACAGGACAATAACTTGCCAGGCCGTCAAGGTGAACAATCTCATACTGCTGTAAGCTCCTATAAATCTGAAGACTCTTGCATTAATTCAGAGAAACTAATAGAGGAAGAAAGAGGTGGAACTCTATCTGAGTCTGAGCCTGCTGATGTGATGAAACACAACAACGAAGGAACTTCTCAGTTGGAAAAAAAACCAGTGACAGATGAAAAGGTCATGGATCAGTACACAGATTGCAAACTTGAAGAAAGAAGCACATCAGCAGATAAAAGCAAGCCTGTTGATTGCACTCATCCAAACATAGATAATAATACATGTCCCTCAGAAGTTGTTACTAGAGATGAATGCCAACTTGCAATTGCTACTTCAGGCAGCGAAGAATCAGAAAAGTTGGTCGTTGAGGAAACTCAATCATGTACTGCACCTAAAGAGGTGGCTGAGGTTGCTACCTCATATGACCTGAAGCAACCAACGCGacaaagtaaaataattatttcATCTGATAAGTCGAGGACTAGTGAATCTGATAAAATGGAGAGCAGCGACCCAGAATTGAATGGTAATCATGAGAACAATAGTTCAATTCTACCTGATGAATCAGTAAGACAATCAATCAGCTCTACTGGCATTGCTGGAGCTGTTGGGGATTTGAAGATGGAGGAGGCTCAAGAATGTGCTTCTGTTGGATTAGCCAATCAGGTAGATCCAACAAGTTGCATTCCCCAAGAAATCGAGCATAGATTAAAACTTGAAGGCTCTGTGTTATCTGCGGCTATAGAAGGTGTTGATGAGGATATTTCATCACCTACAGAGACCTCATTTTCCGTCTTACCTACAGCAGATTCAGCTAAGCTTGACTTTGATCTGAATGAAGGCATCATTGGAGATGATGGACACCAAGATGAGGCTTCTCTTTCAGCTGCAACAGTTAATCCCTCAACAATTCATTTGCCAATTCCATCGCCTTTTGCAATTCCCATATCAAATGGTTTACCTGCTCAAATAACAGTTGCAGCAGCTGCCAAAGGGCCTTTTGTGCCACCTGAAAACTTATTGAAGAATAAGGGTGAGGCTGGATGGAAAGGCTCAGCTGCTACTAGTGCCTTTCGACCAGCAGAACCACGAAAAGTTATGAAATTGACCCACAGTATTTCTGAGACACCATCAACTAATTCTGGTGGGAAGCAGTGCCATACACTACTTGATTTTGATCTGAATGAACCTGATGAAAGAGTTCTTGAAGACATGGCTACTACTTGCAGCTCTTCCAAGGCAAGAGGTGCTGAACTGGGGACAGAAAGCAGTCTAGATGTGCCCATGCGGGGTTTTGGAGGACTTAATCTTGATTTAAATAGAGTTGATGAAACAGACGATGGGCAGTCCTTTGCAAGCACCTCCAGTGGACAGGATATTTCACTTTTAGCTGCAGGACCTGCGTTGGCAGAATTCCCTACTAGGGAAGCAAATATGTTGAGGAATTTTGATTTGAATAATGGACCAGGATTAGACGAAGTCTCTGCTGAATCTCTGACCAGGAACCAAAATATGAAAACTGCTAGTAGCGTGCCGTTTCTTTTTCCAGTTAGTAGCATCAGAATGAACACTAATGAATTAGGCAGCGTATCATCATGGTTTCCTCCTGGTAGTTCTTATCCCGCTGTAGCTATGCCATCTTTCTTGTCCAACAGAGAGCAGCTTTACCCAATTGTTGCAGCTTCAGGAGCTCAGAGAACTATGGGGCCAGTGACTCCTAGCGGCCCTTTTGGGAGTGATGTTTTCAGGGGTCCTGTCATTTCGTCGTCTCTGCCGATGGGATTCAATCCTGCAGCATTTCCGTATGGCTTCACCTATGGTTCTAATTTTCCGCTTCCGGCAACTTCTTTTTCAGGTGGGCCAACAGCCTTTGCTGATTCTTCGTCTAGTGTTGCTTCGGGCTTCCCTGCCATGCCTTCACAACTTGTTGGACCTGCTGGCACTATTTTATCCAATTACCGGAAGCCTCACTTGGCAAGTCTTCCTGAGGGCAGCAACGGTAGTGGATCTGACAATTCTCGGAGATGGATCACATCAAGCCTCGACTTAAATTCAGGCCCAGGGAATGTAGATGCAGAAGGCAAAGTCGAGAGATTCACCTTAGCACCAAGACAACTCTTAAATGCAACATCCCAGGGTTTTGCAGAAGAGCAGGTAAGTATGTATACATATCCTGGTGGGGGTTTGAAGAGGAAGGAACCTGAAGGAAGCCGGGATACCGATCGATCTTCCTACAAGCAACATTCCTGGCAGTAA
- the LOC122015380 gene encoding uncharacterized protein LOC122015380 isoform X2, giving the protein MSIEEVDQVLGKTRLEMHAGIQSGGRSPKQIDGLASNQLRTGSDGVRTTGSSLHSHSKGKRKDRIDHGLEPIKSECPSKPDGDSFSFKTESMVKLEIVKITDKGGLVSSEGVEKLVNLMQLDKIEKTMDVSVRTLVADVITATDRYDCLIRFVQLRGLLILDEWLQEVHKSKTSDGVSPKESDKTIEELLLSLLRALAKLPVNLNALQTCNIGKSVNNLRSHKNLEIQKKARGLIDTWKKRVDAEMTKINDTKFVTSNQPVWQVKPGSSDASLAGNRRSVGTEVATKNHVSQFPSSKTQSCKPGHSDATVKSPLLSQGSLKVGSALAISSGVGLKDPSCKAAANTGSTDVPSASAKEEKSSSSSQSQNNSQTYSSDHTKTAGTSRKEHAGSSSPGTINVAKVAGSSSRHRRSGNGISGTTAAGVQKEIHLSKSGSLNKAKTLEKSSQSGLLNEKSSDVPVAEHGNKHRLIVKLPNPVRSPERSATGGSIEDSTVGSGASSPGVSDKHEQGHRKVKLRSEAHWSHISRDSNKESRQSNDVNEQSVGAGGLRSPGADEPHLRSAKEIGKDLESARATCSSPGNEKGISSIEPRTRSSFRSINALIESCIRYSETSTPLATEDDNGMNLLASVAAGEISKSDLSSPNISHGTSPALEDVSTEAKLRLPSEGDAIHSPKSMLTDGDVAQRHVHSNEAVETDINMQDKNVCSMLNKDAPYPNEIILPGNSETAIALQDNNLPGRQGEQSHTAVSSYKSEDSCINSEKLIEEERGGTLSESEPADVMKHNNEGTSQLEKKPVTDEKVMDQYTDCKLEERSTSADKSKPVDCTHPNIDNNTCPSEVVTRDECQLAIATSGSEESEKLVVEETQSCTAPKEVAEVATSYDLKQPTRQSKIIISSDKSRTSESDKMESSDPELNGNHENNSSILPDESVRQSISSTGIAGAVGDLKMEEAQECASVGLANQVDPTSCIPQEIEHRLKLEGSVLSAAIEGVDEDISSPTETSFSVLPTADSAKLDFDLNEGIIGDDGHQDEASLSAATVNPSTIHLPIPSPFAIPISNGLPAQITVAAAAKGPFVPPENLLKNKGEAGWKGSAATSAFRPAEPRKVMKLTHSISETPSTNSGGKQCHTLLDFDLNEPDERVLEDMATTCSSSKARGAELGTESSLDVPMRGFGGLNLDLNRVDETDDGQSFASTSSGQDISLLAAGPALAEFPTREANMLRNFDLNNGPGLDEVSAESLTRNQNMKTASSVPFLFPVSSIRMNTNELGSVSSWFPPGSSYPAVAMPSFLSNREQLYPIVAASGAQRTMGPVTPSGPFGSDVFRGPVISSSLPMGFNPAAFPYGFTYGSNFPLPATSFSGGPTAFADSSSSVASGFPAMPSQLVGPAGTILSNYRKPHLASLPEGSNGSGSDNSRRWITSSLDLNSGPGNVDAEGKVERFTLAPRQLLNATSQGFAEEQVSMYTYPGGGLKRKEPEGSRDTDRSSYKQHSWQ; this is encoded by the exons ATGTCAAT AGAGGAAGTAGATCAGGTTTTGGGCAAAACACGGCTAGAAATGCATGCAGGAATACAGTCTGGTGGACGCTCACCAAAACAAATTGATGGTCTGGCAAGCAATCAGCTGAGAACTGGCTCTGATGGTGTACGAACTACTGGATCCTCTCTCCATTCTCACTCTAAGGGGAAGAGGAAGGATAGGATTGATCATGGGTTAGAGCCTATCAAGAGCGAGTGCCCATCCAAACCAGATGGTGATTCTTTTAGTTTTAAAACCGAGAGTATGGTAAAGTTAGAAATAGTCAAAATTACAGATAAAGGTGGGCTTGTAAGCTCTGAAGGGGTGGAGAAGTTAGTGAATCTGATGCAGCTTGATAAAATTGAGAAGACAATGGATGTATCTGTACGGACACTAGTTGCTGATGTCATCACAGCTACTGATCGATATGATTGCCTTATTAGGTTTGTTCAGCTTCGAGGCCTACTGATTTTGGATGAATGGCTTCAGGAGGTTCACAAATCTAAGACCAGTGATGGTGTTAGTCCCAAAGAAAGTGATAAAACAATTGAAGAACTTCTCTTGTCTCTTCTTCGTGCGCTTGCAAAATTGCCTGTGAACCTTAATGCTCTACAGACTTGCAATATTGGTAAATCCGTAAACAATCTGAGGAGCCATAAGAACCTTGAGATACAGAAGAAAGCTAGGGGTCTCATTGATACGTGGAAGAAACGGGTTGATGCAGAAATGACCAAGATCAATGATACAAAATTCGTTACATCAAACCAACCCGTTTGGCAAGTTAAACCAGGTTCTTCAGATGCTTCTCTTGCAGGGAATAGGCGCAGTGTTGGAACTGAAGTGGCTACAAAGAATCATGTTAGCCAGTTTCCATCATCTAAAACACAATCTTGCAAGCCTGGTCATTCAGATGCTACTGTGAAGTCACCTTTATTGTCACAAGGGTCCTTGAAAGTTGGATCAGCTTTAGCAATATCTTCTGGAGTTGGTTTGAAGGACCCATCTTGCAAAGCTGCTGCTAACACTGGGAGTACAGACGTACCATCTGCTTCTGCAAAGGAGGAGAAGAGTAGTAGTTCTAGTCAATCGCAAAACAATAGCCAGACTTATTCAAGTGATCATACTAAAACAGCAGGGACGTCACGGAAGGAACATGCAGGAAGTTCAAGTCCTGGGACTATAAATGTTGCTAAGGTTGCTGGTAGTTCTTCACGTCATCGAAGATCTGGCAATGGGATTTCTGGAACAACTGCTGCTGGGGTGCAGAAGGAAATTCATCTAAGTAAATCTGGTTCTCTCAATAAGGCTAAAACACTGGAAAAATCATCACAATCAGGTCTATTGAATGAAAAGTCATCTGATGTGCCTGTTGCAGAGCATGGAAATAAGCACAGGCTCATCGTCAAGCTGCCTAACCCTGTTCGAAGCCCTGAAAGAAGTGCCACTGGGGGTTCAATTGAGGATTCCACAGTTGGCAGTGGAGCATCGTCTCCTGGTGTCTCAGATAAACATGAGCAAGGCCATCGTAAAGTGAAACTAAGGAGTGAGGCTCATTGGTCTCATATTTCCAGAGATTCCAATAAAGAGTCACGTCAGAGCAATGACGTCAATGAACAGTCAGTCGGAGCAGGAGGTCTCAGATCACCTGGTGCTGATGAACCACACCTCAGGAGTGCCAAGGAAATTGGGAAGGATTTAGAGTCTGCCAGAGCTACCTGTTCATCACCTGGTAATGAAAAGGGAATATCCTCTATTGAACCTAGGACGAGAAGTTCTTTCCGCTCTATTAATGCCTTGATTGAAAGTTGCATCAGATATTCTGAAACTAGTACACCTCTTGCCACTGAAGATGATAATGGAATGAATCTTCTTGCTAGTGTGGCAGCTGGAGAAATCTCCAAATCTGACTTGAGTTCCCCTAATATCTCGCATGGAACTTCCCCTGCTTTGGAGGATGTATCAACAGAGGCCAAACTGAGATTGCCAAGTGAAGGGGATGCTATCCATAGTCCAAAATCAATGCTAACTGATGGTGATGTGGCACAGAGGCATGTTCACTCTAATGAAGCTGTCGAAACTGATATCAACATGCAAGACAAGAATGTTTGCTCCATGTTAAATAAGGATGCCCCATACCCCAATGAGATCATTCTCCCTGGAAATAGTGAAACTGCTATCGCCTTACAGGACAATAACTTGCCAGGCCGTCAAGGTGAACAATCTCATACTGCTGTAAGCTCCTATAAATCTGAAGACTCTTGCATTAATTCAGAGAAACTAATAGAGGAAGAAAGAGGTGGAACTCTATCTGAGTCTGAGCCTGCTGATGTGATGAAACACAACAACGAAGGAACTTCTCAGTTGGAAAAAAAACCAGTGACAGATGAAAAGGTCATGGATCAGTACACAGATTGCAAACTTGAAGAAAGAAGCACATCAGCAGATAAAAGCAAGCCTGTTGATTGCACTCATCCAAACATAGATAATAATACATGTCCCTCAGAAGTTGTTACTAGAGATGAATGCCAACTTGCAATTGCTACTTCAGGCAGCGAAGAATCAGAAAAGTTGGTCGTTGAGGAAACTCAATCATGTACTGCACCTAAAGAGGTGGCTGAGGTTGCTACCTCATATGACCTGAAGCAACCAACGCGacaaagtaaaataattatttcATCTGATAAGTCGAGGACTAGTGAATCTGATAAAATGGAGAGCAGCGACCCAGAATTGAATGGTAATCATGAGAACAATAGTTCAATTCTACCTGATGAATCAGTAAGACAATCAATCAGCTCTACTGGCATTGCTGGAGCTGTTGGGGATTTGAAGATGGAGGAGGCTCAAGAATGTGCTTCTGTTGGATTAGCCAATCAGGTAGATCCAACAAGTTGCATTCCCCAAGAAATCGAGCATAGATTAAAACTTGAAGGCTCTGTGTTATCTGCGGCTATAGAAGGTGTTGATGAGGATATTTCATCACCTACAGAGACCTCATTTTCCGTCTTACCTACAGCAGATTCAGCTAAGCTTGACTTTGATCTGAATGAAGGCATCATTGGAGATGATGGACACCAAGATGAGGCTTCTCTTTCAGCTGCAACAGTTAATCCCTCAACAATTCATTTGCCAATTCCATCGCCTTTTGCAATTCCCATATCAAATGGTTTACCTGCTCAAATAACAGTTGCAGCAGCTGCCAAAGGGCCTTTTGTGCCACCTGAAAACTTATTGAAGAATAAGGGTGAGGCTGGATGGAAAGGCTCAGCTGCTACTAGTGCCTTTCGACCAGCAGAACCACGAAAAGTTATGAAATTGACCCACAGTATTTCTGAGACACCATCAACTAATTCTGGTGGGAAGCAGTGCCATACACTACTTGATTTTGATCTGAATGAACCTGATGAAAGAGTTCTTGAAGACATGGCTACTACTTGCAGCTCTTCCAAGGCAAGAGGTGCTGAACTGGGGACAGAAAGCAGTCTAGATGTGCCCATGCGGGGTTTTGGAGGACTTAATCTTGATTTAAATAGAGTTGATGAAACAGACGATGGGCAGTCCTTTGCAAGCACCTCCAGTGGACAGGATATTTCACTTTTAGCTGCAGGACCTGCGTTGGCAGAATTCCCTACTAGGGAAGCAAATATGTTGAGGAATTTTGATTTGAATAATGGACCAGGATTAGACGAAGTCTCTGCTGAATCTCTGACCAGGAACCAAAATATGAAAACTGCTAGTAGCGTGCCGTTTCTTTTTCCAGTTAGTAGCATCAGAATGAACACTAATGAATTAGGCAGCGTATCATCATGGTTTCCTCCTGGTAGTTCTTATCCCGCTGTAGCTATGCCATCTTTCTTGTCCAACAGAGAGCAGCTTTACCCAATTGTTGCAGCTTCAGGAGCTCAGAGAACTATGGGGCCAGTGACTCCTAGCGGCCCTTTTGGGAGTGATGTTTTCAGGGGTCCTGTCATTTCGTCGTCTCTGCCGATGGGATTCAATCCTGCAGCATTTCCGTATGGCTTCACCTATGGTTCTAATTTTCCGCTTCCGGCAACTTCTTTTTCAGGTGGGCCAACAGCCTTTGCTGATTCTTCGTCTAGTGTTGCTTCGGGCTTCCCTGCCATGCCTTCACAACTTGTTGGACCTGCTGGCACTATTTTATCCAATTACCGGAAGCCTCACTTGGCAAGTCTTCCTGAGGGCAGCAACGGTAGTGGATCTGACAATTCTCGGAGATGGATCACATCAAGCCTCGACTTAAATTCAGGCCCAGGGAATGTAGATGCAGAAGGCAAAGTCGAGAGATTCACCTTAGCACCAAGACAACTCTTAAATGCAACATCCCAGGGTTTTGCAGAAGAGCAGGTAAGTATGTATACATATCCTGGTGGGGGTTTGAAGAGGAAGGAACCTGAAGGAAGCCGGGATACCGATCGATCTTCCTACAAGCAACATTCCTGGCAGTAA
- the LOC122013677 gene encoding uncharacterized protein LOC122013677, which yields MAPATILREASDNTPRHRTTGCFSFNFCSPCSSSSSSHSASEPWHGSWWNRVISKIRDFSDKVVAPRWKTLVRSFSRKNDNNEHHSGGDDGWKTRSMARFQYDPMSYALNFDEGPEDEDAQFGHRDFSARFAAPTSA from the coding sequence ATGGCACCGGCGACGATCCTCAGGGAAGCCAGCGACAACACCCCCCGCCACCGCACCACCGGCTGCTTCTCCTTCAACTTCTGCAGCccctgctcctcctcctcctcctcgcacTCGGCCTCCGAGCCCTGGCACGGCAGCTGGTGGAACAGAGTCATTTCGAAGATACGGGACTTCTCCGACAAGGTGGTAGCGCCGCGGTGGAAGACGTTGGTTCGAAGCTTCAGCCGGAAGAACGACAACAACGAGCACCACAGCGGTGGCGACGACGGGTGGAAGACGAGATCGATGGCGCGATTCCAATACGACCCCATGAGCTACGCCCTCAACTTCGACGAGGGGCCGGAGGACGAGGACGCACAGTTCGGCCACCGGGACTTCTCCGCCCGCTTCGCCGCCCCAACGTCGGCCTAG
- the LOC122015390 gene encoding uncharacterized protein LOC122015390 yields MMEVLRQNDNQLIVFKLENKATCEGKDAHASSFPEKESGYVDCSPDIFMDEEASIRRNQFNSEASDAMLKNPPDGSGLIEEGTTLYVYNAYVEQPETKVHSNDEVCPVLRNSCSDEGSASHSSAFLENNEVKVILATNRNTDVNGQIIVGPPHSVQELEQTTTIKKAIEVQNSLKSIVDGVETKTIGQVKNQNFSPNITLEELLLQRDSDRDHGKVDLIYLDFNSNHKQCIDHEKIEQTKIEDASSMTILSCIDPKFDDNAGANNYPSVDTSEFLRESCSISPELISDSTSSNHSGTESNPHTVVELVVSEVEATAVMEKGEITVGQEPSQLQNLIFSTNHSKTEGNLPEVGVELIVSKAEATAAMEERRDNTDSQESLNVQTLISDSTLTNSSETEGSFPTNEVELIVQAAEATDAAEEIKDTADAQKTLQVQNLSVSQSSVPDATTDPPRSSFSHSYHADLIVSGPRTSSGRIPYSGSISMRSDSSTTSTHSFAFPILQREWNTSPVKMAKARKQRWRFGLNCCKF; encoded by the exons ATGATGGAAGTCCTGAGACAAAATGACAACCAGTTGATTGTGTTCAAGTTAGAAAATAAGGCAACATGTGAAGGGAAAGATGCTCATGCATCATCTTTTCCAGAAAAAGAGAGTGGATATGTAGATTGTTCCCCAGATATCTTCATGGATGAGGAAGCTTCTATTAGAAGAAATCAGTTTAACTCTGAAGCCTCGGATGCTATGCTTAAGAATCCTCCAGATGGGTCTGGATTGATTGAAGAAGGAACTACATTATACGTGTATAATGCATATGTTGAACAACCCGAAACAAAAGTTCATTCAAACGATGAAGTGTGCCCAGTTTTGAGAAACAGTTGCTCAGATGAAGGCTCAGCCTCTCATAGTTCTGCTTTTCTAGAGAATAATGAGGTCAAAGTTATCTTGGCAACAAATCGTAATACTGATGTAAATGGACAAATCATAGTTGGTCCTCCACACTCCGTACAAGAATTGGAGCAAACAACAACAATCAAAAAGGCTATTGAGGTTCAGAACTCCCTGAAGTCAATTGTCGATGGAGTAGAAACGAAGACAATAGGCCaagttaaaaatcaaaatttttctCCAAACATTACTTTAGAGGAGttgctgttgcaaagagattCTGACAGGGATCACGGTAAAGTGGATCTGATCTATTTGGACTTCAACAGCAATCATAAACAATGCATTGATCATGAGAAAATTGAGCAG ACAAAAATTGAAGATGCAAGTTCTATGACAATATTATCATGCATtgaccccaagttcgatgataaCGCTGGAGCAAACAACTATCCTTCTGTTGATACATCTGAATTCTTGAGGGAGAGTTGTTCTATATCCCCCGAGTTGATTTCTGATTCCACAAGCTCCAACCACAGTGGAACTGAGAGCAATCCTCATACTGTGGTGGAGCTTGTTGTGTCTGAAGTAGAAGCAACAGCTGTCATGGAGAAAGGAGAAATCACAGTTGGTCAGGAGCCCTCCCAGCTTCAAAACCTTATTTTTAGTACCAATCACAGCAAAACCGAGGGAAATCTTCCTGAGGTTGGAGTGGAGCTTATTGTATCTAAAGCTGAAGCAACAGCTGCCATGGAGGAGCGAAGAGACAATACAGATTCCCAAGAATCCCTGAATGTTCAAACTCTTATTTCTGATTCCACACTCACCAACAGCAGTGAAACTGAGGGTAGTTTTCCTACCAACGAGGTGGAGCTTATTGTGCAGGCAGCAGAAGCAACAGATGCCGCTGAGGAGATAAAAGACACTGCAGATGCTCAAAAAACCTTACAAGTCCAAAACCTTTCTGTCTCTCAATCGTCAGTTCCTGATGCTACGACCGATCCACCCCGAAGTTCCTTCTCTCACAGTTATCATGCAGACTTGATTGTTTCCGGACCAAGAACATCTTCAGGGCGTATTCCATACTCTGGTAGCATTTCTATGCGATCAGATAGCAGCACGACAAGTACTCATTCCTTCGCCTTCCCAAT ACTGCAAAGGGAGTGGAACACCAGCCCAGTGAAAATGGCTAAAGCAAGGAAGCAACGGTGGAGATTCGGACTCAACTGCTGTAAATTCTAA